From a region of the Procambarus clarkii isolate CNS0578487 chromosome 18, FALCON_Pclarkii_2.0, whole genome shotgun sequence genome:
- the LOC123754509 gene encoding polyprenol dehydrogenase, whose translation MACVCMGRCLWTVWNYVMLYALGLWYLVKEICLPHRKPTGIEKQSGRVALVTGGGRGIGLETIQQLLDLDMTVIIAGRNVAVLEKAASELRALGVQGGSVKCLELDLSSLSSVRNCAQEFSALNLPLHLLINNAGIMFWPWELTEDGHESHWCVNYLGHFLLTHLLFRHLVASSTPERPTRVVNLTSSVHYMGSIKFDDINNKKLYSPQAAYAQSKLAQLMFTLTLDEHQRSCGSNVVVNGVHPGVVATELFQNVAWATSFPLLARTFLKTPRQGSDTVVHVALSTQVKEGGHYYENCTKTKPARAALRSEDRARLWALSCQQLQIEHFGQT comes from the exons atggcgtgtgtgtgtatgggaaggTGTCTGTGGACAGTATGGAACTACGTGATGCTGTACGCCTTGGGGTTGTGGTACCTGGTGAAGGAGATCTGTCTGCCCCATAGGAAGCCCACAG GTATAGAGAAACAGAGTGGGCGAGTGGCTCTTGTGACGGGTGGCGGTCGAGGCATCGGCTTGGAAACAATCCAGCAGCTCCTTGACCTGGATATGACAGTTATTATTG CTGGAAGAaatgtggcagtgttggagaaggcAGCATCTGAGCTGCGGGCCCTGGGTGTGCAAGGAGGATCTGTCAAATGTCTGGAATTAGATTTGTCAAGTTTATCATCTGTTCGCAACTGTGCTCAAGAGTTTTCTGCTCTTAACTTGCCACTCCACCTTCTGATTAATAATG CGGGCATAATGTTCTGGCCATGGGAGTTGACTGAGGATGGGCACGAGTCACACTGGTGTGTGAATTATCTCGGCCACTTCCTCCTCACCCATCTCTTGTTTCGACATCTAGTAGCTAGCTCCACACCAGAGCGACCTACGCGAGTGGTGAATCTAACATCATCGGTACATTACATGGGGTCCATCAAATTTGATGATATAAATAACAA GAAATTATATAGTCCTCAAGCTGCATATGCACAGAGTAAATTGGCGCAGTTGATGTTTACACTGACATTGGACGAGCATCAGAGGTCATGTGGAAGCAACGTTGTGGTCAATGGTGTTCATCCCGGTGTGGTGGCCACCGAACTCTTCCAGAATGTTGCATGGGCAACGAGCTTTCCCCTGCTTGCAAGAACTTTTCTCAAG ACTCCTCGGCAAGGCTCTGACACAGTGGTTCATGTAGCATTATCAACACAAGTCAAGGAAGGAGGCCACTATTACGAGAACTGCACCAAGACCAAACCTGCCAGAGCTGCCCTGAGAAGTGAGGACCGTGCCCGTCTCTGGGCGCTCTCCTGTCAGCAGCTCCAAATTGAACATTTTGGACAGACGTAA